In Anaerobacillus isosaccharinicus, one genomic interval encodes:
- the nikC gene encoding nickel transporter permease, with product MNQPTIQPTTTGVPVKVTNSKAVRWLALYKKLAKNKAAMVGAFIVLIFIVLAILAPWVAPHDPLDIQMAKKLQTPSAEHWFGTDDKGRDILSRILYGARISLTVGIVSTVIGAIVGVFLGIVAGFYGRWIDSLIMRICDVLLAFPGILLALAIVSVLGPSTFNVILAVAFFAVPTFARIVRGSTLSVKKLEYIDAIRAMGSSDGRIIFKHILPNIVSPIIVQATLYIASAIIIASALSFLGMGTQPPTPEWGMMLSQGRSYVAQAPHLTLFPGLVILVVVIGFNLFGDGLRDALDPKSK from the coding sequence ATGAACCAACCAACAATACAACCAACAACAACAGGCGTGCCAGTTAAGGTTACCAATTCTAAAGCAGTCCGTTGGTTAGCTCTTTATAAGAAGCTAGCAAAAAATAAAGCTGCAATGGTAGGTGCATTTATCGTACTTATATTTATTGTATTAGCAATACTAGCACCATGGGTTGCACCGCATGATCCACTTGATATTCAAATGGCAAAGAAATTACAAACTCCATCAGCTGAACATTGGTTCGGAACAGATGATAAAGGCCGAGACATTCTTAGTCGCATTCTATACGGAGCTAGAATTTCATTAACAGTAGGGATCGTGTCTACAGTTATTGGAGCAATTGTCGGGGTATTTCTAGGAATAGTGGCTGGGTTCTATGGCCGATGGATTGATTCTCTCATAATGAGAATTTGTGATGTACTATTAGCATTCCCTGGTATTTTATTAGCATTAGCAATTGTAAGTGTTTTAGGACCAAGTACGTTTAATGTTATTTTAGCAGTAGCCTTCTTTGCAGTACCGACATTTGCAAGAATAGTTCGGGGATCTACATTAAGTGTAAAGAAATTAGAGTACATTGATGCTATTAGAGCCATGGGTTCAAGTGATGGAAGAATTATTTTCAAGCATATCCTTCCTAATATCGTTTCACCAATTATTGTTCAAGCGACACTTTACATCGCTTCAGCAATTATTATTGCAAGCGCACTGTCGTTTCTAGGTATGGGAACACAACCACCAACACCAGAATGGGGGATGATGTTAAGTCAGGGGCGTTCTTATGTTGCCCAAGCACCACATCTTACACTTTTCCCTGGTCTTGTAATTCTAGTTGTTGTAATTGGTTTTAACTTATTTGGTGACGGATTACGCGATGCATTAGATCCGAAATCGAAATAA
- a CDS encoding sulfurtransferase TusA family protein: MKADKILDAKGLACPMPIVRTKKAMTELEAGQVLEIHATDKGAKNDLTAWAKSTGNELVADTEENNVFKFWIRKG, translated from the coding sequence ATGAAAGCAGACAAAATATTAGACGCAAAAGGATTAGCATGCCCTATGCCAATCGTGAGAACTAAAAAAGCAATGACTGAATTAGAAGCCGGTCAAGTGTTGGAAATTCATGCAACTGATAAAGGTGCTAAAAATGACTTAACTGCTTGGGCAAAATCTACTGGTAATGAATTAGTAGCGGACACTGAGGAAAATAACGTCTTTAAGTTTTGGATTAGAAAAGGATAA
- a CDS encoding cytochrome-c peroxidase, translating into MKRLLAVLILLSISLLGCSSANSQEKLVENDDLDEVIDMLLSNELLVPLGEVPIPEGTPMTPEVLELGKLLFFDHRLSGNNEVSCQTCHDSELGYGDGQATFTKIDGALGLRNSPTVINSGFYTTLFWDGRAESLEEQALGPIQDPGEMNQPLDKLVDKLKLIDGYEELFLAAFDDGITIENIAKALAAFQRLIVVNETPYDRFLKGDRNALTSEEIRGLDLFAGKAFCITCHNGENLSDNEYYNLGIDSDDEGRFAVTGDDRDLGRIRTPGLYGITHTAPYMRDGSLETLEEVIEFYNRGGDNHPNKSIFMTMFMSELQLTAEEKSDLLAFLKVLGGEPPNITKPELPGLK; encoded by the coding sequence ATGAAGAGATTGTTAGCAGTGCTGATTTTATTAAGTATCAGCTTACTTGGATGTTCAAGTGCCAATTCGCAGGAAAAGTTAGTGGAAAATGATGATTTAGATGAAGTAATTGATATGTTATTAAGCAATGAGTTATTAGTACCTTTAGGAGAAGTGCCAATTCCTGAAGGTACTCCAATGACACCAGAAGTCCTGGAATTAGGAAAATTACTCTTTTTTGATCACCGTCTTTCAGGAAATAATGAAGTTAGTTGTCAGACATGTCATGATTCTGAGTTAGGGTATGGTGATGGGCAAGCTACATTTACTAAAATTGATGGTGCCCTTGGATTAAGAAATAGCCCTACAGTTATTAATTCCGGTTTTTACACAACCTTATTTTGGGACGGACGTGCAGAATCACTTGAAGAACAAGCATTAGGTCCAATTCAAGATCCTGGCGAAATGAATCAGCCATTAGACAAATTAGTTGATAAACTAAAGTTGATTGACGGATATGAGGAGCTATTCTTAGCCGCATTTGATGATGGTATTACGATAGAGAACATTGCTAAAGCATTAGCTGCGTTCCAAAGATTGATTGTCGTAAATGAAACGCCATATGATAGGTTTCTTAAAGGAGATAGAAATGCTTTAACTTCAGAAGAAATTCGTGGTTTAGACTTGTTCGCTGGCAAAGCTTTTTGTATTACTTGCCATAATGGTGAAAATTTATCAGATAACGAGTACTATAATCTAGGAATTGATTCTGATGATGAAGGTCGCTTTGCTGTAACTGGAGACGATCGAGATTTAGGGCGGATTAGAACGCCAGGCCTATACGGGATTACACATACTGCCCCTTACATGCGGGATGGAAGTCTAGAAACACTTGAAGAAGTAATTGAATTCTACAACCGTGGTGGCGATAACCATCCGAATAAAAGTATTTTTATGACAATGTTTATGTCTGAGTTACAATTAACTGCTGAAGAAAAAAGTGATTTACTAGCGTTTTTAAAAGTGTTAGGTGGTGAGCCACCTAACATTACGAAACCAGAACTTCCTGGACTGAAATAA
- a CDS encoding carbonic anhydrase produces MEMFELTKNNEDFIRKIKENDPNYFEKLKQGQTPEFFVIACSDSRVSPSIITQLPLGAMFIHRNIGNQVDANDESFTASLYYALVHLKVKKIVIKGHTDCGGVRAAWSGVEDIELVGWLNKIRVNLPVDDQHCKLTLDELGKENLLNQITNLKNHPVYKKYGKNVDILGALFHVESGELEWVTSPN; encoded by the coding sequence ATGGAGATGTTTGAGTTAACAAAAAATAATGAAGATTTTATAAGGAAAATAAAAGAAAACGATCCTAATTACTTTGAGAAACTAAAACAAGGGCAAACCCCTGAATTTTTTGTAATCGCATGTAGTGATTCAAGGGTTAGTCCATCTATTATTACACAATTACCCTTAGGTGCAATGTTTATCCATCGCAATATTGGAAATCAAGTTGATGCTAATGATGAGAGTTTCACTGCGAGTTTATATTACGCACTCGTTCATTTAAAAGTGAAGAAGATTGTCATTAAGGGTCATACAGATTGCGGCGGAGTAAGAGCAGCCTGGAGTGGTGTAGAAGATATCGAGCTTGTCGGGTGGTTAAATAAAATTAGAGTAAATCTCCCTGTCGATGACCAACATTGTAAGCTAACATTAGATGAGTTAGGAAAAGAAAATCTACTAAACCAAATAACTAACTTGAAAAATCATCCAGTATATAAAAAATACGGTAAAAATGTTGATATTTTAGGTGCATTGTTTCATGTTGAATCGGGTGAACTTGAATGGGTTACTTCTCCTAATTGA
- a CDS encoding sulfurtransferase TusA family protein: MIKTDQTLDAKGLACPMPIVRTKKAINELLPGQVLEIQATDKGSTADLKAWANSTGNQYLGTIEEAGVLKHYLRKATSEEEKPDTSHPHVIQNEELEKKLAVEKLTILDVREEAEFAFNHIPGAVSIPLGDLENRIAELNSEDEIYVICRTGSRSDFAAQKLVQNGFIKVWNVVPGICQWTGPTEKNN; encoded by the coding sequence ATGATAAAAACAGATCAAACATTAGATGCAAAAGGTTTAGCATGTCCAATGCCAATTGTTCGTACAAAAAAAGCTATTAATGAGCTATTACCGGGTCAAGTTTTAGAAATTCAAGCAACAGATAAAGGGTCAACTGCAGATTTAAAAGCATGGGCAAACAGCACCGGTAATCAGTATTTAGGGACAATTGAAGAAGCAGGAGTGTTAAAGCATTATTTAAGAAAAGCGACAAGTGAAGAAGAAAAGCCAGATACAAGTCATCCACATGTAATTCAAAATGAAGAATTAGAAAAGAAACTAGCAGTCGAAAAGCTTACGATTTTAGACGTACGTGAAGAAGCTGAGTTTGCGTTTAATCATATTCCAGGAGCTGTTTCAATTCCATTAGGTGATTTAGAAAATCGTATAGCAGAGCTTAATTCAGAAGATGAAATTTATGTAATATGCCGAACTGGTAGTAGAAGTGATTTTGCTGCACAAAAACTAGTGCAAAACGGCTTTATTAAGGTATGGAATGTTGTTCCGGGGATTTGTCAATGGACTGGGCCTACAGAGAAAAATAATTAA
- a CDS encoding glutathione ABC transporter substrate-binding protein: protein MKLKRNLFLMLVLALMLALAACGGKDSETPAADGDKGKTDETPATEETQAGGHFVFVTGADAPTLDPHGMNDTATSNATSQIFERLTDYAADGSVYGLLATEFSALDELTWEFKLREGVKFHDGSDFTANDVKASIERLISPDTASPRAFILNMVEEVVIVNDHTVHIKTNIPFAPLPAHLAHNAGSIIPAASIEEEDNGGKTISENPIGTGPFKLTTWDRGAEIKMERNEDYWGEKTKLDTLSFVVVPEDATRIAMLETGEANAVLVGAPDVQRVEAMSQLDTVRIHGTRMDYLGFNMNKAPYDNMKVRQAIAMAVNKDDIVYGILDGQGVPAVGPLAPTVNGNYQGLTPIPFDVDGAKELLAEAGFENGFSTTIFVNEGNKARADIAELVQHQLGQIGITVDIRIVEWGAFLEQTAAGEHELFILGWTTVTGDADYGLYALFHSTQHGSPGNRSFYSNDRVDELLDFARSEADQAKRNDAYKEISEILVEEAPMVYLQHPDFVYGTNGITGLFVDFGGTPYFKGVSFK from the coding sequence ATGAAGCTTAAAAGAAATTTATTTCTGATGCTTGTACTAGCGCTTATGTTAGCGTTAGCTGCTTGTGGCGGAAAAGATTCTGAAACACCTGCTGCTGATGGAGACAAAGGCAAAACTGATGAAACACCTGCTACTGAAGAAACACAAGCTGGTGGACATTTCGTATTCGTTACTGGAGCAGATGCACCAACACTTGATCCACACGGAATGAACGACACAGCAACATCTAATGCAACATCACAAATTTTTGAACGTTTAACTGACTATGCTGCAGATGGTTCTGTATACGGATTATTAGCGACAGAGTTCAGTGCTCTTGATGAGTTAACTTGGGAATTCAAATTACGCGAAGGCGTTAAATTCCATGATGGTTCTGATTTCACAGCTAACGACGTTAAAGCTTCGATTGAGCGTTTAATTAGCCCAGATACTGCTTCTCCTCGTGCGTTCATCCTTAACATGGTTGAAGAAGTAGTAATCGTAAATGATCACACTGTTCACATCAAAACAAATATTCCATTTGCACCTCTTCCTGCTCACTTAGCACACAACGCTGGTTCAATTATTCCAGCTGCTTCGATTGAAGAAGAGGACAACGGTGGTAAAACTATTAGCGAAAATCCAATTGGTACTGGTCCATTCAAGTTAACTACTTGGGATCGCGGTGCTGAAATTAAGATGGAAAGAAACGAAGATTATTGGGGAGAAAAGACAAAGCTTGACACTCTTAGCTTTGTAGTTGTTCCTGAAGATGCTACTCGTATTGCAATGTTAGAAACTGGTGAAGCTAACGCTGTTCTAGTTGGTGCTCCTGACGTACAACGTGTAGAAGCTATGTCTCAACTTGATACAGTTCGTATTCACGGAACTCGTATGGACTACTTAGGATTTAACATGAATAAAGCTCCTTATGATAACATGAAAGTTCGTCAAGCAATCGCAATGGCTGTTAACAAAGACGATATCGTTTATGGTATCTTAGATGGTCAAGGTGTTCCTGCAGTAGGTCCATTAGCTCCAACTGTTAATGGTAACTACCAAGGCTTAACTCCTATTCCTTTTGATGTAGATGGAGCTAAAGAATTATTAGCTGAAGCTGGTTTTGAAAATGGATTCAGCACTACGATCTTTGTTAACGAAGGTAACAAAGCTCGTGCTGACATCGCTGAGTTAGTACAACATCAATTAGGTCAAATTGGTATTACTGTAGACATCAGAATCGTTGAGTGGGGTGCTTTCTTAGAGCAAACTGCTGCTGGTGAGCATGAGTTATTCATCTTAGGATGGACTACTGTAACTGGTGACGCTGACTATGGTTTATATGCTTTATTCCACTCTACACAACATGGTTCACCTGGTAACCGTTCATTCTACAGCAATGATCGTGTAGATGAGTTACTTGACTTTGCTCGTAGTGAAGCTGACCAAGCAAAACGTAACGACGCTTACAAAGAAATTTCTGAAATTCTTGTAGAAGAAGCTCCAATGGTTTACTTACAACATCCTGACTTCGTTTATGGTACAAACGGAATTACTGGATTATTTGTAGACTTCGGGGGTACTCCGTACTTCAAAGGTGTTTCTTTCAAGTAA
- a CDS encoding metal-sensitive transcriptional regulator, translating to MKYNDPVKNRIKRIEGQIKGILRMMEEEKDCKDLVGQMSAARNALDRAIGVVVSENLEVCIRNQIEKGEDTESFIQEAVNLLVKSR from the coding sequence ATGAAATATAACGATCCAGTAAAAAATAGAATTAAAAGAATTGAAGGCCAAATTAAAGGGATTTTAAGAATGATGGAAGAAGAAAAAGATTGTAAAGATCTTGTCGGGCAAATGTCTGCTGCAAGGAATGCATTAGATCGTGCCATTGGTGTGGTAGTAAGTGAGAATTTAGAAGTTTGTATTAGGAATCAAATTGAAAAAGGTGAAGATACGGAGAGCTTCATTCAAGAAGCAGTAAATTTATTAGTGAAAAGTAGATAG
- a CDS encoding transposase, which produces MDMQLELLPYHYYNTLGFDVELIDYIDHVDDSIVLEKIKPLYKDGGRPPIDARTYFRMHYLYFTRPEITSFRELCRQLKDPKNQAWRNFIGTPNIKDVPVHSSLTHFRNTVTPEHFYKILFNLIGQALKLDDFLEPTLAGIDSRPVYAHVNGYKKKRCSCENKEICECEKTYSDPDAKVGVQRNKANQNKFFIGYRKHSIVCPSPSGPVVLLSIVLPPDTHDVDVLLPLVEKLKQIGDLKVDYLVADLGYFSEEDQAESFLKHDVAVVTEFKKNTIIPETCSTEGKPECEAGHPLLWDGFDKETNTSWFQADEEKCFSCPLEATCEKQFGFSFEESPFFYGPVPQGSELQKKMVKFRKQVELSFAHESNQLDSVMRHKKVPVKTTERVQSFFIMRDLFRLIQRMIKHVRETVLPKDHVETLQKLQEMQVEQLSLPIAS; this is translated from the coding sequence ATGGATATGCAGCTAGAACTGCTTCCCTACCACTACTATAACACACTCGGTTTTGATGTGGAATTGATAGATTATATTGATCATGTTGATGATTCCATTGTCTTGGAAAAAATTAAACCATTATATAAAGATGGTGGTCGACCACCTATTGATGCTAGAACGTATTTTCGTATGCATTATTTGTACTTTACACGTCCTGAGATCACGTCTTTTAGAGAGCTGTGTAGACAGCTGAAGGATCCTAAGAATCAGGCATGGCGTAACTTCATCGGCACTCCTAACATAAAGGATGTTCCTGTTCATTCGAGCTTGACTCATTTTCGTAATACCGTGACACCTGAGCACTTTTATAAAATCTTATTTAATCTGATTGGTCAAGCTCTAAAACTGGATGATTTTTTAGAACCAACTCTAGCAGGAATTGATTCTAGACCCGTCTATGCTCATGTGAACGGCTATAAAAAGAAACGGTGTTCTTGTGAAAACAAAGAGATTTGTGAATGCGAGAAAACGTATTCAGATCCTGATGCCAAAGTCGGTGTTCAAAGGAATAAGGCCAATCAGAATAAATTTTTTATCGGCTATCGAAAACATTCGATCGTTTGCCCCTCCCCCTCGGGACCTGTTGTTCTCTTGTCTATTGTTCTTCCTCCAGATACTCACGATGTCGATGTTCTTCTTCCGCTGGTAGAAAAACTTAAGCAAATCGGTGATCTGAAAGTAGACTATCTCGTAGCTGATTTAGGCTATTTCAGTGAGGAAGATCAGGCAGAGTCATTTCTCAAACACGATGTAGCTGTCGTCACGGAATTTAAGAAAAATACGATTATCCCGGAGACGTGTTCCACAGAAGGGAAGCCCGAATGTGAAGCTGGTCATCCACTACTTTGGGATGGGTTCGATAAGGAAACAAATACTTCTTGGTTTCAGGCAGATGAAGAGAAATGTTTCTCCTGCCCCCTAGAAGCAACTTGTGAAAAGCAATTTGGTTTCTCTTTTGAAGAAAGTCCTTTCTTCTATGGTCCTGTTCCACAAGGGTCGGAGCTACAGAAAAAGATGGTAAAATTCCGTAAACAAGTGGAACTTTCCTTCGCTCATGAATCAAACCAACTCGATTCCGTTATGCGACATAAAAAAGTACCAGTGAAGACAACGGAGAGAGTACAATCTTTTTTCATCATGAGAGATCTATTCAGGCTCATTCAACGGATGATCAAGCATGTTCGAGAGACAGTCTTGCCTAAAGATCATGTTGAAACTTTACAGAAATTACAGGAAATGCAGGTGGAGCAGCTATCCTTACCGATAGCCAGCTAA
- a CDS encoding MBL fold metallo-hydrolase: protein MNSRPITAAEITKKVFNKEKLFILDVRNEDAFSDWKIEGENFIHVNVPYFELIDGVEDIVDRLPKGEEILVVCAKEGASIMVADLLNEAGFQAGYLIGGMKTWSEHLEPVKVGDLKDGGELYQFVRIGKGCLSYMVVSNGEAAIIDATRMTDVYVDFAKSVAADIKHVFDTHLHADHISGGRKIAELTGATYWLPPKDAGEVVFEYSPLEDGNDVTIGKTKINIQPLYSPGHTIGSTSFVVDEKYLLTGDILFIDSIGRPDLAGLAADWVGDLRETLYKRYRQLSNDLVVLPAHFMIIDELNEDGSVSRELGTLLKKNHGLNIDDEDNFRKMVTENLPPQPNSYQEIRETNMGKINPDNDMQREMEIGPNRCAVR from the coding sequence GTGAATTCAAGACCAATTACTGCAGCAGAAATTACAAAGAAGGTTTTTAACAAAGAAAAGTTATTTATATTGGATGTTCGTAATGAGGATGCTTTTAGTGACTGGAAAATCGAAGGGGAAAACTTTATTCATGTAAACGTTCCTTACTTCGAATTAATCGATGGTGTTGAAGATATTGTTGACAGATTACCAAAGGGTGAAGAGATCTTAGTTGTTTGTGCAAAAGAAGGGGCCTCAATTATGGTTGCTGATTTGCTTAACGAAGCAGGGTTTCAAGCTGGGTATCTAATCGGAGGAATGAAGACCTGGAGTGAACACTTAGAGCCAGTGAAAGTAGGCGACTTAAAGGATGGTGGAGAGCTCTACCAATTTGTTCGTATAGGTAAAGGTTGTTTATCATATATGGTCGTATCAAACGGTGAAGCAGCTATTATTGATGCAACTAGAATGACAGATGTTTATGTTGATTTTGCTAAATCTGTCGCTGCAGATATTAAGCACGTTTTTGATACTCATCTTCATGCCGATCATATTTCTGGTGGAAGAAAGATAGCAGAATTAACAGGAGCCACTTACTGGTTACCACCAAAAGATGCTGGAGAAGTGGTGTTTGAATATAGCCCATTAGAGGATGGTAATGATGTCACGATTGGAAAGACAAAAATTAATATTCAGCCTTTATATTCACCAGGGCATACAATTGGATCAACATCATTTGTTGTTGATGAAAAGTATTTATTAACAGGAGATATTTTATTCATTGACTCAATTGGTCGACCAGATCTGGCTGGACTTGCGGCTGATTGGGTAGGCGATTTAAGAGAGACTTTGTATAAACGCTATAGACAATTATCGAATGATTTAGTTGTCCTTCCTGCTCATTTTATGATCATCGATGAATTAAATGAAGATGGTAGTGTGTCAAGAGAGCTAGGTACACTTTTAAAAAAAAACCATGGTTTAAATATCGACGATGAGGATAACTTCAGAAAAATGGTTACGGAAAATTTACCACCACAACCGAATTCATACCAAGAGATTCGTGAAACTAATATGGGTAAAATAAATCCGGACAATGATATGCAACGTGAGATGGAGATTGGTCCAAATCGTTGTGCAGTTAGATAA
- a CDS encoding DsrE/DsrF/DrsH-like family protein, whose product MKKKKTTIILFSGELDKALAAFIIANGAAAYDHEVTIFTTFWGLNAFRKDEHVPVKKGLLEKAFGMMMPRGPKKLGLSKMNFAGMGPKMIKSVMKKHNAMQLPELIDMAKEQGVKLVACTMTMDLLGIKEEELIDGVELAGVAAYLGDASEGNVNLFI is encoded by the coding sequence TTGAAAAAAAAGAAAACAACAATTATTTTATTCAGTGGTGAGCTTGATAAGGCATTAGCGGCATTTATTATTGCTAATGGGGCAGCGGCATATGATCATGAAGTGACCATCTTTACGACATTTTGGGGTTTGAATGCATTTAGGAAAGATGAGCATGTTCCAGTAAAAAAAGGATTATTAGAAAAGGCATTTGGGATGATGATGCCACGTGGTCCAAAAAAACTTGGACTGTCAAAGATGAATTTTGCTGGTATGGGTCCAAAAATGATTAAAAGTGTTATGAAAAAGCACAATGCAATGCAGCTACCAGAACTGATTGATATGGCTAAAGAACAAGGCGTGAAATTAGTTGCCTGTACAATGACTATGGATTTACTTGGCATAAAAGAAGAAGAGCTTATCGATGGAGTTGAATTAGCGGGAGTTGCAGCTTACTTGGGTGACGCTTCAGAAGGAAATGTAAACTTATTTATATAA
- a CDS encoding ABC transporter permease, giving the protein MFIYILRRLLQTIPVMFGVTLAVFLMMHLLPGDPAQIMAGESADPVQVEAMREKLGLNDPLHTQYIRYVTNAVQGDLGTSIRTNRSVTNEIFDKRFWITVELALIGTALAVIIGLIAGIISATKKYTFADVSIMIIALFGLSMPNFWLGIMLIYFFSVNLGWVPVAGWGTWQHMILPAITLGTGGAAIIARMTRSSMLEVINQDYIRTAYAKGVSDKLVIYKHALRNALIPVVTVVGLQFGGLLGGAVITETVFAINGLGRLIIDSIRAYDFPMVQGTILVCAVLFVFVNFLVDITYRLINKRIDLN; this is encoded by the coding sequence ATGTTTATTTATATTCTTCGGAGGTTATTACAAACAATCCCCGTTATGTTTGGGGTTACATTAGCAGTATTCTTAATGATGCATTTATTACCAGGTGACCCAGCCCAAATAATGGCGGGAGAATCTGCTGACCCTGTACAAGTTGAAGCTATGCGTGAAAAATTGGGTTTAAATGATCCGCTTCACACGCAATACATTCGTTATGTGACAAACGCTGTTCAAGGTGATTTAGGTACTTCTATCCGAACAAACCGTTCAGTTACAAACGAAATTTTTGATAAACGTTTTTGGATAACCGTTGAATTAGCTTTAATTGGTACAGCATTAGCAGTAATCATCGGATTGATTGCCGGGATTATTTCAGCAACAAAAAAATATACTTTTGCAGATGTTTCGATCATGATTATAGCTTTATTTGGACTTTCAATGCCTAACTTCTGGTTAGGAATTATGTTAATATACTTTTTCTCTGTAAACTTAGGATGGGTTCCTGTTGCTGGATGGGGAACATGGCAACATATGATCTTACCGGCGATCACGCTTGGAACTGGTGGAGCGGCAATTATTGCGCGGATGACTCGTTCAAGCATGCTAGAAGTGATTAATCAGGATTATATTCGAACTGCTTATGCAAAAGGTGTTAGTGATAAACTAGTTATTTATAAGCATGCACTTCGTAATGCATTAATTCCTGTAGTTACAGTTGTAGGTTTACAGTTTGGTGGACTACTAGGTGGAGCAGTAATTACTGAAACAGTTTTCGCGATTAATGGTTTAGGTCGTTTAATTATTGATTCGATTAGAGCATATGATTTCCCTATGGTTCAAGGGACAATTTTAGTTTGTGCAGTACTGTTCGTATTCGTAAACTTCCTTGTAGATATTACGTATCGTTTGATAAACAAACGTATTGACTTGAATTAA